A region of the Passer domesticus isolate bPasDom1 chromosome Z, bPasDom1.hap1, whole genome shotgun sequence genome:
AGACCACTTGTTGCAGGACTGCAGTGCCTCCTGCTCTTTCACtcacctgcttttcttcagccagcctgcactgcagcaggacctTGTGCATCCTTTCCATTTCCTCTTGGTGCCTCTTCTCCATTGCCCTCATCttcctctcagcttcctgcagctcagcctgcagcatgATCTTGATATTCCATCAAGAGAAATCTTACTGGCACCTGCTATCACACTCAGGTTTCCTCTTTTCCAGTCTCTAAAGCACTTCTATTCagccacttctttctgcttctctaCCCAGCTCTAACCCTTACATCccagctctttttcctgctgctcagcactggagcctgccaggctctgtgcttcCAGGGCCTGCAGTAGTCCTTGCCTCCCCTTCCTCAGATCTCCAGTTCCTGCCCCCAtcactgcccttccctctgctgcctgcctaCTCAGGCTCACCTGCCCGTTCTGCCACTGCTCATTCAgcctctgcctcagctgctcactttgcttcagctctctctgcagctggtaCACCTTGTGGATGACAGCAGCCTTCTGacgctgctcttcctgcagcacctgcacagaaaggaagagaagatgGCTTTAAACTTCCCACACTCCACTTGTGTGGCAACCAAAACTGATGTGCTCTCGCTTTCCAAAAGCACTTTGTTCTCATGCTCGTATTTCTATGGGGCCAGCTGAGAGACAATGCCACCCAGACAGAaagtgcccagggaagcagtgcccataaggagcccagaggagtccaaaacagcacacaaactcTCTTTCCACACTCTGTGCCTCTTGACTGCCTCTGCTTAgtagcttttcttcttcagcttgcATGACGGCAATTTCCCCCTtcatctcaagcagccttttctcctgctccctctgtacctctgccaggaagtttgcccgttcctccagctgcttccgTGCCTCCACATGCTGCTCTTCCAGTTGTCTCTCCTGATGAGTGGAACAGACAATTCCTGATGAAGTCCAAGCAATGCTCCCCATAGAAAGAGATGGAAGCTTCATCCCTCCACCAACCCCCCCACCTGGAAAGTGCACATGAGTCATGACTTTGTGCCCTCCAGCAATGCTGTTCTAACCCAAAATGTAGAGGGAGTGTCAGCAgctggaaggaaggagatgccaccttccttccctgctctcatgGCTGCTCATGGCTGCCTGTTTTCTGgcccctctctcctcagcatttctgcctgtTCTCAGAGGCTCTGTGCTCACATTCCCCCTGCCCTTTCATCAAGGAAGAGCTGCACATGGActgcaggatgaggatgaggccaGCGCCTCAATGATCCAGTCACAAGGCAGGCCACCAGCTGAAATACCAGCAACACGGGGCCTCTTGCATATGATTCAGGCCCAAAGACATCTGTCCGCCATGGGAGGACAGAAAGCAAGGAACCCAGTTGCTGGGACTGCAGTTGGCAGCAAGGTCAGCAGCCGCCTGCTGCATGGCACAAGGCTGTGGGGAAGATCCTGCCCCTTCGCTGCCATGCTTTGGGTGGCGACCACCCAGCCTCCTGGGGAACTTGGCTGATGCCCATCCTGAACTTGTGCATGCATATTCTGTCCCAGCATTGTCCTCTGGCTCTTCACAGGCCTTCAAATATGAGCCCTTGAAGGGccctgctgcctggcccagcaacGTCTGGCCTACAGCAGATGCTTGTGGCCATGTCACATActcaggctgctcttctgctgagACAGCCCACCAAACCCGCCTGAAATCTTCAGGTGCCTCTTGTTTCTTACCAGTTCTTGCACGAgattcattttttcctcttcctgggcaGAGTGCCAGAGTCTCAGAGCCTTGCAGCACTGCTCTTGTGCCCAGCGGAGCTGTTCAGCCATGTCTTCacattgctgctggctgagcgctcttacagccagcagctcacgACGAAGGCCCCTCACATCCTCTGCAAAcatgacacacagcagcagtcaGACACTCCACAAGCAGAGCAATCTGCTGGCCTTAAGCCCTTCCAGTTTCAGGCAAGGAGggacctgccctcagctgcttcactgctcaGAAGCCCTGCGCACAGAGCTGCCTTCGCAGCCActgcactgggcagggccaTCAGCAGAAACAAAGCGCACCAGGCTCTCACCCAGTATCGCCTCCTtggcctgcctggccctgtgcacTTGGGCTTCCACACGGCTCCTGGCCATCTCCAGCTCCCATAAGTGCTGCTGTGCCTCCAGCAGGCTGCTTTGCAGGCTCTCCTTCTCTGACCTACAAGGCGTGAAGATGAAGAGCaattgctcctggcacacaggggcagcttCTCCAGTAAGATGTGCCTTAAGATCCCTACACCTTAGTACGCAAAATGGCTTGCATGGAAACTCAGATACAGCAGGACTATTTTGCCACTTTACATAGCAAAGCAGGCCCCTCCAGGTGACTGGGCAGCCTTTCCTCATGACCTAGCCCAGCTCAGTTTGGTCTCAGCAACCAAAGCTGAAATTGCTGTTGCCTGACCTATCACACATGGGTGTGCCCACCAAGTATCTGCAAAGGGACAaaagcccagcctctgctcacagccctgagctcatcagcacttccaagtcactctgcaggtgcaggacagaacagggctctcctggctgactCCTCAATGCTTCATGCCATTCATAGTGGAGGTATAGGTACTTTGTTGGCCAGGCACTCTCTAAGTAAAAGGGACTAAAGGAATTCACCAAACCATATAGCAAAACCTCTGGCTTCTGGCAGCATGAGTAGGAAACCAGAAGTAGGTTTCTATCTGCACAAGAACTCTCTAGGAGGAGGGACAGATatcttgaaaattaaattactggAATT
Encoded here:
- the LOC135290157 gene encoding putative uncharacterized protein DDB_G0271606, with product MRKGCPVTWRGLLCYVKWQNSPAVSEFPCKPFCVLRCRDLKAHLTGEAAPVCQEQLLFIFTPCRSEKESLQSSLLEAQQHLWELEMARSRVEAQVHRARQAKEAILEDVRGLRRELLAVRALSQQQCEDMAEQLRWAQEQCCKALRLWHSAQEEEKMNLVQELERQLEEQHVEARKQLEERANFLAEVLQEEQRQKAAVIHKVYQLQRELKQSEQLRQRLNEQWQNGQIMLQAELQEAERKMRAMEKRHQEEMERMHKVLLQCRLAEEKQVDAGSAIEAAGAAASCQEASSPQPENQSMSSSAHSSQEREKQFLKLLSTSWGFLV